The Candidatus Thorarchaeota archaeon genome segment CCCCCAGACCTCAAGGCTTGCGGTCATCAGAACACTGACAATCAGGACCAAGACGACCCCAAGGACTGCAGCGTTGAGTTTCAGACCCCGCGTGTCACGGCCAAAGAAGGCGGGGAGGTATCCATCGGCTGCAAGAATGGACGCCTGCTTGCCTAGAGCCGCTAGGATTGCGTATGCAGTCCCAGCTGCAGAGAACGACGCAAATACGAACACAAGTCCAGCGAATACCCCGGTCTTGCTTGCAAGGATTCCCAGAAGGGTGGCTGAACCAGAACCTGATGGAATTTCTCCGATGGCCACAGCTCCAGAAGCGGCAAGTGAAACTATGAGGTAGACCACGAGAAAGATGGGCAGAGTCAGGAGGATTGTCTTGGGCATCTTCTTCTCGGGCTCAGTCAACTCACCGCTGAAGACAAGCATCAGGTCGAAGCCAAGAAGAGCCCATATGCTGTTGTTGAGCGCGCTCTGGAACCCATCCAACGATGGTACGACCACATTGGGAGTCCAGTTGGTGAAGAGCAAGGAGAAGACACCAATCACTAGGACTATCTTGATGACCACCCACAGAAAGGCAACAATCCCGAAGTGTTTGACCGGGGTCAGTCCCCCAAGAAGACCCAGCACCACCACGACCAACGCGGTCAAAAGCACAATGTTCAAAGTGGTCACGGCCAACCCGGTATAGATCTCCAGCGCTATCAGACCGAACAACGCAGTGAGAAACGCCAGCAGCGACCCGATGAAGATGTAGGCTGCAAGATAGAGCATACCAGTGAACGCGCCAGCCTTCCTTCCGAAAGCGCCTCCGACGTAGCTGTACGGACCACCACCCTGTGGGAACATCCCGACGCACTCTGCGTAAGAGAGCCCGACGGTCAGCATCAAAAGCCAACCCACGAATACCGCAGCGATGCTGAAGAACCCGGCAGAATTCGACCATGTCAGTGAATCCTTCCAGACCCCAGAACCGATGACAGTAGTCAGGGCGATTCCAATAATGCCAATTCTAGGCATTCCACTTTTGGTTTGCATTGAGAAGCATCACCTCTGGTGTATTACCACATGCCGCTTGCGGGGCTTTATTACTATCTCGGGCATATGGCCATCTGTCTGGTGTCAGTGCGCTTGAAACATCGACAGAGTTATATCAAGCGGGATACGGTCTGAGGTCCAACAACCTAAGGCGGGATAACAAGCTCACAATCTGCAATCCTACGAGTGTGATTCGCCTCAGTCAGTGGACCACCTCACACTCTGTGTGGCTGTTTGTAGCATGGCAGCAACCTGAGTGGGGACCAGATATATCCCGGCCAGCACGGAAGGAGTGTGAGACTCATGAGTGACAGCACTGTTATTGATACATTCCCATGCAAGGAGCCGGTCTTGGTCACTTGTGGCCTGCCCTATGCCAGTGGACCCCTCCATATTGGGCACCTCCGTACATATGTTCCCGCAGATGTCTTCGTCAGGCTCTTGAGGAAGATGGGGGTTGATGCGACCTTCGTCTGCGGTTCTGACACACACGGCACTCCAGTCCTGACCTCTGCAGAGGCAAAAGGGGTGTCGGCAAGAGAACTATACCTCAAATACCATCAACACTACCTGAACATCTTTCCACGACTGAACATCCACTTCGACAACTACGGGTCAACAGACGACCCCGAGAACATCCATCGGACGCTTGAGCTCGTCAAGTCACTGCAGAGAAACGGTTTCATCTATCCAAAAGAACTTGAGACCCCGTATTGTGACAAGTGCAAGAGGTCTCTGCCGGACAGGTTTGTGAGAGGGGAGTGTCCATACTGTCACAATGACGCTCGAGGTGACGAGTGCGACCAAGGTTGTGGGAGATACCTTGAACCCGGGGAGGTCTTGAACCCTAGGTGCGCTGTCTGTGGGTCTCAGACTCGACTGGTCAAGAGAACGCACTACTACTTCAGGCTCACTGCCTTCGACTCGTTTCTCAGAGAGTATCTGCAGGGCATCCAGGGCACCAAGAATGCAAGAAACTACGCTCTTGGCTGGGTGAATGAAGGACTGAGAGACTGGTGTATAACTCGTGATCTCAACTGGGGTGTGAGATTCCCCGGCGACGAGAGTCTTGTCCTCTACGTCTGGGTGGATGCACCAATACACTACATCTCAAGCACGGAGCAGTGGGCAAAGAAGACGGGGCAGGCGGATGCATGGGAGAAGTACTGGATGCCCGGGAATGGCAAGATAGTTCACTTCATCGGACAAGACATAGTCTATCATCACTGTGTATTCTGGCCGTCAATGCTCAAGGGGAGTGGCTACAACCTGCCTCATGCCGTTGTTGCTTCAGGCATGCTGAACATAGGGGGGCACAAGTTCAGCAGGAGCCGGGGCTATGTAGTATGGATAGAGGATGACTACTTGGCGATGGGCCTCGACCCCGACTATCTCCGTTACTACATGGTTTCATTCACAGGACACACGCGTGACCTTGACTTCTCATTCGAGGCGTTCCAGGACAAGGTCAATACTGAGCTTGCGGGCACCTTTGGCAACTTCATCTACCGGGCCATCTACTTCACCAAGAAGCACTTTGATACTGTTCCGGAAGGGGTTGTAGAGCCCGTCCTCCAATCAGAGATTCGGAGGGCTGTGCAGACCGCGATAGATTCGGCCAACGAATACGAGCCAAAGAGACTGGCAGACGAGGTCTTGCGACTGGCATCGGTTGGCAACAACTACTTCCAGAGCAACAAGCCATGGGACCTGGTGAAGACGGACAGGAAGCGAGCAGCCCAAGTCCTCTTCAACTGCGTCGCTCTCATTAAGGCACTGGCCATTCTTGTGGAACCCATAATGCCGGGCATCGCAGAGAGGATATGGACACAACTCGGACACACAGGGACCGACATACATGGTGTGCCTCTGGAAGAGTGCTGTTTGGCGCCGGCGGTTGGCACCCAGATTCGGGAACCAATCCCGTTGATTACCAAGATTGAAGAGGACTTCTTAGCCAAGCTGAAGGAAAACATTGACAAGAGAATACTTGATGCCGAGGCAAGGGCAAAGGGTGAGAAGCCCATGGAAGAGACGAGGACAGAAACGGTAACACTCGAGGAGTTCAAGAAGCTCGATTTGCGAGCAGGTAAGATACTGAGAGTTGAGAGAATCCCAAAGAAGGACAAGCTCCTATTGCTGACAGTTGACATAGGAAGCGAGACGCGGACGATTGTGACCGGCTTGGCAGACCAGTATACTCCCGAAGAACTGACTGGGATTACTGCTCTGTTCTTGATCAACCTAGAACCCAGGAAGATAGGCGGAGTAGAGAGCAAGGGCATGATCCTGGCGGTTGAGAAGGCAGACCAGCCCGGAAGGTGGTTGCTAGTCCGACTAGAGGGAGTCCCACCGGGGAGCAAGGCTGCATGATGTGCGACGAACACCAGCCGTAGGTCTACAGAACGAGCCAGACATCATCTATGATTCGTAATGCCAAGCAGTGGTGACCACGTATTGCCGACTGAGAGTTCTCACGACTAGAAACACCTCCTCGACCGACATGCGTTTCCGATAGTAGAGCAGACGCCTCACAGTGGCAGTGCCAACGGTTGCAATCAGGCACAAGGAACACTTTTCTTCTTGTACACCATGGCAAGGCCGGTGAAGTGTATATGGCCACCACTGTCACAAAGGCCCTAATCACAGACTTCCCCAAGTTCAAGGCGGCTTGGGAGAAAGATGCTGGGAAGCCAGAGAACACAATCTTGTACTACATCATGGCTGCGCTGAAGGTGGAGGATGACCCCGAACTCGCAGATGCCATGATGACTGTCGTGGTCACAAAGGATGACACCCTGGAGTCATCAAACAGTCCATCGGGGTACAAGCTACGACCCAATGCACGCTACTACATAGGTCAGTTCAAAAAGAATCCACACATTGCACGGTCGTACGTTGGAGGAACTCCAGACAACGACTATGCCTACTCCAAGAGCAGCCTGAAACTAGTAGTTACGAGGGTGGAAGATCGGGGGAATGACACGCTGAAGATCTTTATCGACAGCGGGGGAAAGGACCTTGACACACCTGTGACTGTTGCGAAGAACAAGAGCGGACAGTGGAAGCTGATAGAGTACTCCTCGATATGTACAGGTGTGAGGCCACCCAAGTCCCGGGAAAGGGACTTCTGAGGCCCGCCCTGCAAGCGAGCGACTGACCTGTGCTCTGCCGTTCAAGCACGCATGTTGCAGGTCATGCAGGGCACTGGTCAGTTCGTTCCCGCAGTCACTCCAGTCCTTCTTGGCAACGGACTCGGCCAAAGGAACCGTGTGAGACTTCAATGGGGCGGCTGGTAGGACTGTCCACCCGTGTCAGCAGGTATCTCTCGCCGGAATCAGGTAGTACGACAACAATGACCGCTCGTCCATTCTCTTCGAGACTAATCTCATGAGCCAGTCTTAGCGCGCAGTGTGCAGCTGCCCCCGAACTGGGACCGCAGAGAAGCCCTTCTCTTGTGGCAAGCAGAGCGGCAGTCCGCCACGCCGCTTCTGTGCTCACGAACTCTCTCCGGTCCACGAGCGAGCTGTCAAATATGCTAGGTACACACGAGGCGTCCATATTCCTGAGTCCGGGAATCTCCGACCCCTGTTCCGGTTCTACTGAGACAATGATGGTGTTCGGAGAATACTCCCGAAACCTCTTCGCAATGCCCATGAGCGTACCGGATGTGCCTAGTCCGGCGACCACATGTGTTATCTCGCAGCCAGCGTCTTCGAGTATCTCCTTTGCTGTCGATTCATAGTGGACCAACCAACAGCCGGGGTTGTTGTATTGGTCAGGATTGTAGTACTTCGAGGGGCTGCACCTGACAGCATTCCTTACGAACTCTCGTGCCCCGTCCACACCAAGCTCTGAGGGGGTCAGTATGACGCGAGCACCGTACGACTGCATGATGGCGACACGGACCGGAGAAGTCGACTCCGGAACTACAATCTCACAGTCGTAGCCCTTGAGAGCACATATCATCGACAGGCCGATGCCAGTGTTGCCACTGCTGGCCTCTATTACGGTCATACTGGTACGCAAGAGTCCTCTCTTCTCTGCAAGGTCAATCAGTAACCGGGCTATCCGGTCCTTTGAGCTTCCACCGGGGTTCTTCATCTCAAGCTTGGCCAGAATGCTAGCTCTCACGGACGGACTGACTCTATTAAGTCGTACCAGAGGAGTCCTCCCAACGGTCTCTGCGACATCATTGTAGAGCATATCGTGTCGTCAGGCTTCGTTTCGCTCGCCTAATACGGTTCTCTGCAACTTTTGCAACAAACCATGCGGAGCCCATGTGTCAAGCGCATATTCAGCTGACACTTGCATGTTGTCAACACCTCAGTATTCGAGAGCTACTTCTTGGACTTGGCTCTCAGCTGGCGAATCGCCTCACGAATGTCGTCTTCGGACACAGACTGCTCTCCTATCTGCACTTCTTCGCTCTTAGGGGCCCGCGCCGCAGCAGTGGCGGCAGGTCTGGCCATCGTCACCGCTCGCCTCTTTGTGCCCTTCGCAACCAGTCTTTCCGCAAGGTCCCGGACCATGTCGTCAGACATTTCGCCCTCAGCAGGGAGCTCTGCTTTGCCCAGAGATGCACCCATCTCCTCAAGGATGGACTGCTGGATGGCGAGTTTGTCAATCTCCTCGACAGCAATCCCAGTGATGAGCTGAACGAGCAGTCCCGCTTCTGTCAGGGGGAAGTACTTGCCTCCAGTCTGAGCAGCAATCTTCTGGAACACGGCAATCGCATTCTTGTACGACTCTATCTCAGGGTGACAACCCACGGTGTGGATGACGATTCCCTTGCTGTGAGCCTTCTCTATCTCGGCTTCCCAGCTTATTCCATCGGGGCACTCATGCCAGATGTCGCCCTCTTCGACGCCATGTGGGGGCGCGTCGCCGATGAGCACAGCGACCTTGGCTGCTTCAGTCAGGAACTCCATCCTGTTGGTGACATCCAGAGAATCAGCCACTGCCTCAGGACCATC includes the following:
- a CDS encoding amino acid permease, producing MQTKSGMPRIGIIGIALTTVIGSGVWKDSLTWSNSAGFFSIAAVFVGWLLMLTVGLSYAECVGMFPQGGGPYSYVGGAFGRKAGAFTGMLYLAAYIFIGSLLAFLTALFGLIALEIYTGLAVTTLNIVLLTALVVVVLGLLGGLTPVKHFGIVAFLWVVIKIVLVIGVFSLLFTNWTPNVVVPSLDGFQSALNNSIWALLGFDLMLVFSGELTEPEKKMPKTILLTLPIFLVVYLIVSLAASGAVAIGEIPSGSGSATLLGILASKTGVFAGLVFVFASFSAAGTAYAILAALGKQASILAADGYLPAFFGRDTRGLKLNAAVLGVVLVLIVSVLMTASLEVWG
- the metG gene encoding methionine--tRNA ligase; this encodes MSDSTVIDTFPCKEPVLVTCGLPYASGPLHIGHLRTYVPADVFVRLLRKMGVDATFVCGSDTHGTPVLTSAEAKGVSARELYLKYHQHYLNIFPRLNIHFDNYGSTDDPENIHRTLELVKSLQRNGFIYPKELETPYCDKCKRSLPDRFVRGECPYCHNDARGDECDQGCGRYLEPGEVLNPRCAVCGSQTRLVKRTHYYFRLTAFDSFLREYLQGIQGTKNARNYALGWVNEGLRDWCITRDLNWGVRFPGDESLVLYVWVDAPIHYISSTEQWAKKTGQADAWEKYWMPGNGKIVHFIGQDIVYHHCVFWPSMLKGSGYNLPHAVVASGMLNIGGHKFSRSRGYVVWIEDDYLAMGLDPDYLRYYMVSFTGHTRDLDFSFEAFQDKVNTELAGTFGNFIYRAIYFTKKHFDTVPEGVVEPVLQSEIRRAVQTAIDSANEYEPKRLADEVLRLASVGNNYFQSNKPWDLVKTDRKRAAQVLFNCVALIKALAILVEPIMPGIAERIWTQLGHTGTDIHGVPLEECCLAPAVGTQIREPIPLITKIEEDFLAKLKENIDKRILDAEARAKGEKPMEETRTETVTLEEFKKLDLRAGKILRVERIPKKDKLLLLTVDIGSETRTIVTGLADQYTPEELTGITALFLINLEPRKIGGVESKGMILAVEKADQPGRWLLVRLEGVPPGSKAA
- a CDS encoding cysteine synthase family protein, whose amino-acid sequence is MLYNDVAETVGRTPLVRLNRVSPSVRASILAKLEMKNPGGSSKDRIARLLIDLAEKRGLLRTSMTVIEASSGNTGIGLSMICALKGYDCEIVVPESTSPVRVAIMQSYGARVILTPSELGVDGAREFVRNAVRCSPSKYYNPDQYNNPGCWLVHYESTAKEILEDAGCEITHVVAGLGTSGTLMGIAKRFREYSPNTIIVSVEPEQGSEIPGLRNMDASCVPSIFDSSLVDRREFVSTEAAWRTAALLATREGLLCGPSSGAAAHCALRLAHEISLEENGRAVIVVVLPDSGERYLLTRVDSPTSRPIEVSHGSFGRVRCQEGLE
- a CDS encoding VWA domain-containing protein, which encodes MSEKLGQLDLVFVVDNTGSMGPYIQQVKQRILEIIRTIKKEELCHRLRVGLVCYRDHHPEESTYVTRKYELTSDTARIERNVMEMEASGGGDGPEAVADSLDVTNRMEFLTEAAKVAVLIGDAPPHGVEEGDIWHECPDGISWEAEIEKAHSKGIVIHTVGCHPEIESYKNAIAVFQKIAAQTGGKYFPLTEAGLLVQLITGIAVEEIDKLAIQQSILEEMGASLGKAELPAEGEMSDDMVRDLAERLVAKGTKRRAVTMARPAATAAARAPKSEEVQIGEQSVSEDDIREAIRQLRAKSKK